The Primulina eburnea isolate SZY01 chromosome 6, ASM2296580v1, whole genome shotgun sequence genome contains a region encoding:
- the LOC140835299 gene encoding uncharacterized protein, which yields METQMIRFHSFQPPILRGVETPADCETWLEEIEMLFEFLGFTDECRIKLVGNQLREVARSWWLVNREAIVQRGFMITWKLFKVEFYQRFVPLSYREDKSAEFANLRQGQLKIEEYLAHFFTVLQFGPQVARNDTAVADQFIKGLNPEIRTLQGHFAKSFRRSYGAEPSGCKDQETDPGQT from the exons atggaaacacagatgaTAAGATTTCATTCATTTCAACCACCGATTTTGAGGGGTGTTGAGACACCAGCTGATTGTGAGACTTGGCTGGAGGAGATCgaaatgctgtttgaatttCTGGGATTCACAGACGAGTGCAGAATTAAACTGGTTGGGAATCAACTACGGGAagtcgctaggagttggtggctggtaaATCGGGAAGCCATAGTACAGCGTGGTTTCATGATTACGTGGAAACTTTTCAaggttgaattttatcaaaggtttgtaCCTTTATCATATCGAGAAGataaaagtgcagaatttgcaaatttgaggcaGGGTCAATTGAAGATCGAGGAATATTTGGCCCATTTCTTCACCGTATTACAGTTTGGTCCgcaagtggctagaaatgatacagctgtagctgatcagtttatcaagggcTTGAATCCGGAAATACGCACCTTG caaggacattttgctaaaAGCTTCCGGAGATCTTATGGAGCAGAACCATCTGGTTGTAAAGACCAGGAGACAGACCCAGGACAGACTTGA